The DNA segment AGGCGAAGGCGGCGAAGGCGTTGTCGGCGTTTCGCTTGGCGACGTCGAGCGAGCTCCCCCACGGGGGGACGGCGGCGCGGCAGCCTCCCAGCAGGAGTGCGACCAAAACCGCGAGGGAGCTAAGGCGGGGCATCATGCGGAGTTGAGGGGTTGCCCGACGCATTGGCGTCCGGGTATTTTCTCGTACGCCTTCCGCTCGTCGGAAGGTCCAACTGCCCCTTGGTGTAACTGGCAACACGCCTGACTCTGGATCAGGAGAGTCCAGGTTCGAGCCCTGGAGGGGCAACTTGAAGGCCCGGTCGCGTCTTTGCACGCGGCCGGGCTTTTCATTTGTCCCGCGGCAGGACCCCCGGTGTCGGCAGGGAGAACGGTCGCTGGAGGTGAAGCGCGACGCGTCCAACACCCCCCGAACCTGCGTGACCAGTCGTGGGGGCGCGACGGATGTGGGCCGGAAGGCGACGTCGTGAGGGAGGATGCGGCGGTCCTTGATCCTGCACCGCGGGGAGTCGGAGACGAATCGGACGCGAATCGCCTGCTTGGATCGGTGGGTTGCGGAGGCGACGTATGCGGGGGGGGGGGCGGGGGGACTTACCGCAAGTCGGGCGCCGGGAGGGCGCGAGTCGATTGCCAAATCTCTCCGAATGGAGTACTATTCCTTTAGCGATTCGTGCGCCTCGGCGCGCGGACAAGTTCCGACAGACCAGGGGCCTGCCAATGCGAGCAGGCCCTTTTGTGTTCTGTCGAGCCGCCAACCGGCGGCACCTCGCGTGAGGGACGTTCACGCAAACGTTGTTGTCGGTTGTTGTTCGGCCTGTTCGCGGGCGCGTGCTCCGACTACAGCATAGCAGAGAAGGAGCACTACCATGCGTACGACTGGCACCGTGAAGTGGTTCAATGACGCCAAGGGCTTCGGTTTCGTGACCCCGGCGAACGGCGAGAAGGACTGCTTCGTTCATCACTCGGCCATTCAGGGCAGCGGCTTCAAGACGCTGAGCGAAGGCGAGACGGTGGAGTTCGACATCGTGCAGGGGCAGAAGGGACCGGCGGCGGAGAACGTGACGCGCAGCGGTCGCTAAG comes from the Gemmatimonadota bacterium genome and includes:
- a CDS encoding cold-shock protein produces the protein MRTTGTVKWFNDAKGFGFVTPANGEKDCFVHHSAIQGSGFKTLSEGETVEFDIVQGQKGPAAENVTRSGR